Part of the uncultured Tolumonas sp. genome is shown below.
ATATCGGGGTTTGGCGTGCGGCCAGCTTTGTATTCGGCCAAGAACAGCTCAAATACATTATCCCAATATTCGGCGGCAAAATTCACGGTATGCAGTTTGATCCCGAGTTTGTCACAAACAGCCTGGGCATCGGCCAGATCGGTCGCGGCAGAGCAATACTCGTCTGAATCATCCTCTTCCCAGTTTTTCATGAACAGGCCTTCAACTTGATAGCCTTGTTGCTGGAGCAAATACGCTGAAACGGAAGAGTCTACACCGCCGGACATGCCGACGATGACTTTGATTTGGCTGTTGTTTGTCATCGGGATATCAGTAAAGATGGAAAATCGGCGCTTATTTTAGCAAAAAAGCAACACTAAGCCTACAACCTCAGCGGCGATCTTTCAGTGCTGAAAGCGGTAATCGCACGCCAGCCAGATAATCATTAAAACATTCCATGACCAGCGGGCTGCGCAATTGGCGTCCTAATGCGCGGATCTCATCAATGGTTTTCCAGTGACAAGCCAAAATATCGTTATCCGGATCTTGCGGATAATGTTCACCCGGCGCTTCGGTTAACTCGCAATAAAAACAAAAACGCAGATAAGTCAGCTTACGGTAAGGGCTGGAATACATATAAGTACCCAACCAGCCATCCGGCGCCAACGTTAATCCGGTCTCTTCTTTAATTTCGCGGCAAGCAGCCTGATAAATGGATTCACCGAATTCCAGATGGCCTGCAGGCTGATTAAAAA
Proteins encoded:
- a CDS encoding NUDIX hydrolase, translated to MTFRPNVTVAAVIRFEDRFLLVEEMDRRRHVFNQPAGHLEFGESIYQAACREIKEETGLTLAPDGWLGTYMYSSPYRKLTYLRFCFYCELTEAPGEHYPQDPDNDILACHWKTIDEIRALGRQLRSPLVMECFNDYLAGVRLPLSALKDRR